In Kogia breviceps isolate mKogBre1 chromosome 19, mKogBre1 haplotype 1, whole genome shotgun sequence, a single genomic region encodes these proteins:
- the TMEM102 gene encoding transmembrane protein 102 gives MASAVWGSAPWWGPPPPAPARPLTDIDFCSGAQLQELTQLIQELGVQASWSEGPKPGPDLLQAKDFVFSLLGLVHRRDPRFPPQAELLLLRGGIREGSLDLGPALLGPYARGPHYDAGFTLLVPVLSLDGTGQELQPDVGSCYAWLFLPEQVRGTSVREAWQDCLGPPVPGGRDSIHPAQSKETPKDPQISVDQLHGDVTEPEAHASLEKSPSNVSVPELPQQDVTDVDFPSPLKKTNGDVTNAADVSPVPVSPVPLPSEAPEAWPTLCPAQVAAWFFASLAAVAESLFPVPGAPRLVHAARHAGVTTILLATPGPPRRLLLFDLIPVVSVAGWPQGARSHSWAGALASESSSFYLVPGGGGGGTERPGASGWQLCFARQELALKTRIPVPLLQAHAAAQALLRPLVAGTRVAAPYLLRTLLYWACERLPALYLARPENAGACCLGLLDELGRVLEAGTLPHYFLSGQKLRAGDGAASLLGALALLRRDPARALRAAVEEAKAARKGGGLAGVGGGAH, from the exons ATGGCTTCTGCGGTCTGGGGGAGTGCTCCCTGGTGGGGCCcaccgcccccagccccagcccggccGCTCACGGACATCGACTTCTGCTCTGGGGCGCAGCTGCAAGAACTAACCCAGTTGATCCAGGAACTGGGTGTGCAGGCGAGCTGGAGTGAAGGTCCCAAGCCAGGACCAGATCTCCTCCAGGCCAAggactttgttttctctttgcttg GTCTCGTTCACCGCCGGGACCCTCGCTTTCCTCCTCAGGCAGAGCTCTTGCTGCTTCGTGGCGGGATTCGCGAGGGCTCCCTGGATCTGGGGCCTGCGCTTCTAGGTCCCTATGCTCGGGGACCTCACTACGACGCCGGCTTCACACTCCTGGTGCCCGTGCTTTCGCTAGATGGCACTGGGCAGGAGCTGCAACCGGACGTGGGATCCTGTTACGCATGGCTCTTCCTCCCAGAGCAGGTACGCGGAACCTCGGTCCGGGAGGCATGGCAGGATTGCCTAGGACCCCCAGTCCCAGGAGGACGTGATTCGATCCACCCAGCCCAAAGCAAAGAAACTCCCAAGGATCCGCAAATCTCCGTGGACCAGCTACACGGTGACGTCACTGAGCCTGAGGCACACGCGTCTTTGGAAAAATCACCTAGCAATGTTTCAGTGCCAGAGTTGCCTCAACAAGACGTAACCGATGTTGACTTTCCCTCACCACTGAAAAAAACGAATGGTGACGTCACCAACGCAGCCGACGTTAGCCCAGTGCCAGTTAGCCCAGTGCCACTGCCGTCGGAGGCTCCAGAGGCATGGCCCACATTGTGCCCCGCCCAGGTGGCTGCCTGGTTCTTTGCTTCGCTGGCTGCGGTCGCTGAGTCCCTGTTTCCGGTCCCGGGTGCTCCGCGTTTGGTCCACGCCGCCCGCCACGCGGGGGTCACCACCATCCTCCTGGCTACGCCCGGGCCCCCGCGCCGCCTCCTGCTTTTCGACTTGATCCCCGTGGTGTCCGTGGCCGGCTGGCCCCAGGGGGCTCGGAGCCACTCGTGGGCCGGCGCGCTGGCCTCGGAGTCGTCTTCCTTCTACCTGgtgcccggcggcggcggcggcggcacagAGCGGCCGGGCGCCTCCGGCTGGCAGCTCTGCTTCGCCCGCCAAGAGCTGGCGCTCAAGACGCGCATACCCGTTCCCCTGCTGCAAGCGCACGCGGCGGCCCAGGCGCTGCTGCGCCCGCTGGTGGCCGGGACCAGGGTCGCGGCGCCCTACCTCCTGCGGACGTTGCTCTACTGGGCTTGCGAGCGGCTGCCCGCGCTCTATCTGGCGCGACCCGAGAATGCGGGCGCCTGCTGCCTCGGGCTGCTGGATGAGCTGGGCCGGGTGCTCGAGGCCGGGACGCTGCCCCACTATTTTCTGAGTGGCCAAAAGCTCCGTGCGGGGGACGGCGCCGCTTCGCTGCTCGGGGCGTTGGCCCTGCTTCGCAGGGACCCTGCCCGCGCCCTGCGCGCCGCTGTGGAAGAGGCCAAGGCTGCACGCAAGGGGGGCGGCTTAGCCGGCGTGGGAGGCGGGGCCCATTAA